The DNA sequence CCAAAGACTTACCTGTTTGCGCCATCCGGGACATGAGTCGCAAGCCCGTCACTATGCCGTCTCCCGTGGTGGCCAGGGAAGGCAGCACGATATGACCGGATTGTTCACCGCCTAGGGCGAATCGGCCCGCGCGCAGCTCCTCGAGCACGTAACGGTCGCCGACGGCAGTCACCTTGACGTCGATGCCCGCGGCGCGCATGGCGATATGTAGTCCCTGATTGCTCATCACCGTGGTGACCAGCGTGTTATCGGTGAGCTCACCGTCTTCCGCCATCGCCGCGGCGAGCACCACCATGATGGCGTCACCATCGATGACGTTCCCGTCCGCATCCACCGCAAGACATCGGTCGGCGTCACCGTCGTGCGCAAGCCCCAGGTGCGCATCGTGCGCCTTCACCGCGGCCTGCAGCGGACCGAGATGCGTTGACCCGCAACCGTCGTTGATATTGAGCCCATCCGGGTCGGCGTTGATGTCTATCACGTGAGCACCTGCGGCCCGGTAGGCCAACGGGGCCGCGTCGGAGGCCGCCCCGTGCGCGCAGTCGACCACCACGGTGACTCCGCTGAGGGGGTGGGTCGCGGCATTGGCGACATGATGCAAATACCGGTCCAATGCGTCCACAGCATCGCGCACACGGCCGATTCCCGCTCCGGTCGGACGTGCCGCCGGAGTGTCCAGCTGCGCCTCGATGGCGTTCTCGGCGGAATCGTCGAGCTTGTGACCGCCGGCGCCGAAAATCTTGATGCCGTTGTCGGGCATGGGGTTATGCGAGGCCGAGATCATGACGCCGAAAGCCGCGCCATACGCGCCCGTCAGATACGCCACCGCCGGGGTGGGGAGCACGCCCGCCCGGAGCACGTCGACACCTTCTGCCGCGATACCCGCGACAACCGCTGCCTCCAACATCTCGCCGCTCGCGCGCGGGTCACGGCCCACGACCGCGGTGGCGCGTCCCTTCGCCAGCGACCGGGCCGCGGCCGATCCCAAGGCGACCGCCAGTTCGGCCGTCAGCTCGGCATTCGCGACTCCGCGGACGCCGTCAGTGCCGAATAGAGAGCCCATGCACTAAACCTTCCATAGCCAGTCACACCAAACTGGCCCAATAACGCGATTGCGCCGACACACAGGTGTGTGCCGGCGCAATACGCGGACGAACAGAATCGATCAGCGCTTTGAGTACTGAGGCGCCTTACGGGCCTTCTTGAGACCGTACTTCTTACGCTCGATCGCACGCGGGTCACGAGTGAGGAAGCCGGCCTTCTTCAGCACCGGACGGTCCTCGGGCTCCACGATGATGAGTGCACGCGCGATGGCAAGACGCAGTGCGCCTGCCTGACCCGAAGGGCCGCCACCGGTCAGGTGAGCAAAGATGTCCACGCTGTCCACACGGTTGACGGAAACCAGCGGCGCCTTGATGAGCTGCTGGTGCACCTTGTTCGGGAAGTACTCCTCCAGGGTGCGACCGTCCAGGTGGAACTTGCCTGTGCCGGGAACGAGACGCACCCGGACCACGGCTTCCTTGCGGCGGCCAACGGTCTGAATGGGCTTGTCAATCACAATGGGGCTACGAGGAGCGGCCTTGACGGCTGTCTCGTCGGCAGTTTCCTCGACGACGACCTCGACGACCGCCTCCACTGTGGTTTCCGCGTTGTCTTCTGGGGTCTGCTCTTCAGCGATATCGGTCACTGAGCCACCTGCTTAATCTCGAACGGGATCGGCTGCTGCGCACCGTGCGGGTGCTCCGGGCCGGCGTACACCTTGAGCTTGCGCTCGATCTGGTGGCCCAGCTTGGTCTTGGGCAGCATGCCGATAATTGCCTTCTCCACCGTGCGGGTGGGGAACTTCTGCAGCTGCTCGCCGATGCTGCGCTTGCGCAGGCCGCCCGGGTAACCCGAGTGACGGTAGGCGAACTTGTCGGTGAGCTTCTTGCCGCTCAGGGCAATCTTCTCGGCATTGATGATGACGACGAAATCGCCACCATCGGCATGGGGGGCGTAGGTCGGCTTGTGCTTGCCGCGCAGCAGGGTAGCTGCTTGAACGGCAAGACGGCCGAGTACTACATCCGTGGCATCGATGACATACCAGCTAGTGGTGATGTCACCCGCCTTCGGCGTGTAGGTAGGCACAGTCTTTCCTTGTCTACTCGGGTGAATCCCCGGACGGTTTGTGCCGTTCGGAGCGCTGGTCGTGGCGAACGGTGGAGGTTGATCTCGGCGACCAGTGGTGACCCGAGCCTCCTGTGCGATGACATACCGCACGCCAGCGGTGAAGCTTACCGGGCCACGTCACCGCAGGTCAAAACGCGGTCGGCCCCGCCCTATCGTCAAACCTTCGTGCACTCGTACAAAAACTGTGGGGCCTTGGTGGCTCTCCTCCACCAAGGCCCCACAGGGTCTTGAAAAAACCGTCGGCGATTTAGCCGTGCCAGGCGCCCGCAGCGCTCTGATCGGTGTGCTGCGCATCCTGGTTACCCTGGTCAACCTTGGAGTTGAGCTGGGTCAGGATCTGGTTCAGGTCCTGGGCGGACTGGTGCCAGGCCTTCTGGTACTCCTGGTACGCAGTCGCTTCCTGGCCCTCGGCCTGCTGGACGAGGGGCTGAATGTCGTGCTGCAGCTCCTCAAGGCCGGCCTGGAACTTGTTGATGATGCCCTTGACATCGGCAACCAGCGCATCGATCTCGCCGTGGTTGTAAGTAATCTGCATGGTCAATCCCCTTTGCTATGTGATGTCTTCGATGACTGTTACGAGACGCCTAGAAGGTCTGGCTCTCATCCATCTCCTGGATGCGGCGCTTGTTCGAATCCATGGTGTCGTGGATCTGCAAGAGCACCTTCTGGATGTCGCCCATCTCCTGATCGAAACGAGCCATCGCCTCATCAAAGGCATGCCGCGCCTGACCCTGCCACGTGCTGGTACCCACCGCTACGCGATCCCGCAGCTGGGACTGCATCGCAGTGAATTCCTGGTACTTGCCGTCGATCTTCTTGCCCGTGGAATCGAGCAACGCCAGGTCATTCTGAAAAACAGCCACTTCATGTCCTCCCTTGTCCCCAGGCCCGGCCAGTCACGGGTGTGACTTCCGGTTTCTGGCCGGTTTGTCCTTACAACTAGATACGATGGCCCTATCGTCAGATCGGTTCCATCTTTTTCAAAGTTTTTTTCAGCAATCTTGTCAGCTACCTGATTTCACCGCATGAGCAGTTCGAATAGCCATTTCGCAGGCCTGCTGGACAGTCGCATAGTTATTCTTCTTGAACTGACAGCCAACACCTATCCGCAGGTCGCCGTCCAGAAGGACGGTCCACGCGACGTCATGGCCCTCGCGCACCTCGGTGTAGGTGACCGCCGGCCGCTCCATCGTGCGATCGTCGGCCGTGAAGTCCGTGAATACCCCCGGCGATTCCTTGTCCATGGCGGCTCGGAGCGTCTCGGCCGTTGATGCCAAGGTCTCGGTCGACTTCACCCGCACCTGGGTCACATGCACGACCACCTCGGGATCCTTGGGCGAGATCACCTCCACCCGAGCCGAACCAGCACCGCCCGCGGGGATGCGCCGTACCGCCCAGTCGGCGGGCACCATGAACTGCACCCGCCCCTCCACCAGCAGTGCTGTCGCCACCGCGGGAGTCGTCGGTGACGGTTGTCGTTCCCGGGTGAAGGCCACCGTCAACACCACACCCGCCACGACGATCGCGGCCGCCAGACCAATCGCGGCGACCGGCCACCATGCCGGAAGTCGTGGAACCGATCTGGAGGATGATGAGGCGGGTGTCCATTCGGGCCGTCTGGCCACGGCGGGCTCGTCAGCGGGCCCCTCGATGAACGCCGAGACGCGGGGAGCCTGGCCCACATCGCGGAAGACCGCATCGTCGGCGACCTGCGACACCCCGGGGGTCAGGCCGATCCGATCGACCGCATCGACAATCGCCTCGCCCATTTCGCCTTCGGCCGAGTCGACAAGGATCGCCGCGACTCCGGGCCGTTCGCCGCGGACCACCTCCTCGACGGCTCGCGCCACCGCGCGCGCGACATCTGCTGCCGACTTGCTCTCCCAGGACCGCTCTTCGAGATGACGAACCGTCGAGGCCGGCTCACCGGCGGAGCCCTGTCCCACCACCGTGACGGCGACCTCGCCCGGCGACACCTCGACCACCACGAACGAGCGTCCCGACAAATCGGTGCGCACACCGCGTTCGGCAAGTGCGAAAGCGCGCGAGCGCACGGTCAGCGTCGCCGCCATCATTCGCGCGGCATTCGACAACAACGTGCGCCGACCGGCACTCCACGTCGTTGGGTAGATCAGCAGCATGGAATCGAGGCGGACCGGCGCGTTCCGATCGGTAAGCAACGACTCGAACAGGGCGGCCCAGAGTGCGCGGGACGGGACGACACGACCCGGAAGCAGGGCCGCCTCGTCGTCGAGTGCGGCAACCGCCGACCGAACATCGGAACGCCCGGCCTCACGGATGCCGTCGTCGGTTCGTACCCGGACGGCGGTCTCGGTCACTTCGATCGCTACCCGCGTCCCTGTCTGCGGGTCGCGATCCAGAATCACTGCGGATCGCTCCAGGCAACCTGGATCAGTTGTTGGCCGCCCGAGCGCATGACCAGAGTGCCGCGACCCGGCGGCTGCTCGCTCGGTCGAACCGTGCCGATCAGGACACCCTCGTCCCTATTTCCGCTCATCTGCAAACCGATGCAGGAGAGGTCTTTCATGCGCGCCATCATCGGCTCGAACATGGCCCTCGAGGCACCGCTGGTGCGGCGCGCGATGACGACATGCAGCCCGATGTCCTTCGAGTGCGGCAGGTACTCCGCGAGCGGCAGCAGTGGATTTCCACTCGCCAGGGCCACCAGGTCATAGTCGTCGACCAAGATGTAGATCTCCGGGCCGGACCACCAGGACCTGTCACGCAACTCTTGCTGCGTGATATCGGGTCCCGGCATCCGCGATTTGAGGAGCTCGATCAGGGCCGGCACCTCATCCACCAAGGTGTTGCTCGACATCGCGTAC is a window from the Mycobacteroides salmoniphilum genome containing:
- the glmM gene encoding phosphoglucosamine mutase, which encodes MGSLFGTDGVRGVANAELTAELAVALGSAAARSLAKGRATAVVGRDPRASGEMLEAAVVAGIAAEGVDVLRAGVLPTPAVAYLTGAYGAAFGVMISASHNPMPDNGIKIFGAGGHKLDDSAENAIEAQLDTPAARPTGAGIGRVRDAVDALDRYLHHVANAATHPLSGVTVVVDCAHGAASDAAPLAYRAAGAHVIDINADPDGLNINDGCGSTHLGPLQAAVKAHDAHLGLAHDGDADRCLAVDADGNVIDGDAIMVVLAAAMAEDGELTDNTLVTTVMSNQGLHIAMRAAGIDVKVTAVGDRYVLEELRAGRFALGGEQSGHIVLPSLATTGDGIVTGLRLMSRMAQTGKSLAALASAMRSLPQTLINVPVSDKHTVAQAPEVLAAVAAVESELAGNGRILLRPSGTEQLVRVMVEADEQSTAQRLAERVADVVGAV
- the rpsI gene encoding 30S ribosomal protein S9, producing the protein MTDIAEEQTPEDNAETTVEAVVEVVVEETADETAVKAAPRSPIVIDKPIQTVGRRKEAVVRVRLVPGTGKFHLDGRTLEEYFPNKVHQQLIKAPLVSVNRVDSVDIFAHLTGGGPSGQAGALRLAIARALIIVEPEDRPVLKKAGFLTRDPRAIERKKYGLKKARKAPQYSKR
- the rplM gene encoding 50S ribosomal protein L13, producing MPTYTPKAGDITTSWYVIDATDVVLGRLAVQAATLLRGKHKPTYAPHADGGDFVVIINAEKIALSGKKLTDKFAYRHSGYPGGLRKRSIGEQLQKFPTRTVEKAIIGMLPKTKLGHQIERKLKVYAGPEHPHGAQQPIPFEIKQVAQ
- a CDS encoding WXG100 family type VII secretion target, whose translation is MQITYNHGEIDALVADVKGIINKFQAGLEELQHDIQPLVQQAEGQEATAYQEYQKAWHQSAQDLNQILTQLNSKVDQGNQDAQHTDQSAAGAWHG
- a CDS encoding WXG100 family type VII secretion target: MAVFQNDLALLDSTGKKIDGKYQEFTAMQSQLRDRVAVGTSTWQGQARHAFDEAMARFDQEMGDIQKVLLQIHDTMDSNKRRIQEMDESQTF
- a CDS encoding type VII secretion-associated protein, which translates into the protein MILDRDPQTGTRVAIEVTETAVRVRTDDGIREAGRSDVRSAVAALDDEAALLPGRVVPSRALWAALFESLLTDRNAPVRLDSMLLIYPTTWSAGRRTLLSNAARMMAATLTVRSRAFALAERGVRTDLSGRSFVVVEVSPGEVAVTVVGQGSAGEPASTVRHLEERSWESKSAADVARAVARAVEEVVRGERPGVAAILVDSAEGEMGEAIVDAVDRIGLTPGVSQVADDAVFRDVGQAPRVSAFIEGPADEPAVARRPEWTPASSSSRSVPRLPAWWPVAAIGLAAAIVVAGVVLTVAFTRERQPSPTTPAVATALLVEGRVQFMVPADWAVRRIPAGGAGSARVEVISPKDPEVVVHVTQVRVKSTETLASTAETLRAAMDKESPGVFTDFTADDRTMERPAVTYTEVREGHDVAWTVLLDGDLRIGVGCQFKKNNYATVQQACEMAIRTAHAVKSGS